CTTCCGTCAGCATCGGAGTtgcctgatgcatcaacatgatcAGGAAATCGCCAGACGTTTTTTTTTTCTCTCCCATTTTTTGGTGCTCGTTGGGGTTGGGGTTATTCCATCCAGGGTGCATCAACATTATTGGTTATAGCACTCGGAGGGCAAGCTCCATCGATTTTTAATCTGGGGTCTAGAACTTTCTTGAAGTTGAACAAAGAAAACACATTTTGATCAGTTTGACAGAATGCCACCCAAATCTTCCACTTGTGTCTAGGAAAGTACCTCTTTCGATCGATTCTCAGCTGGGTTAGGTAAGAATGCGGTGATTAGTAGTAGGATACACTAACTGGTTGCAATTATTCCAGTTTGGTTtcgcgtttatttttcactgtttgATTGATGCGGACTATCATTTTGGTTGCCTTCAGATTACGTAACTAATAATGGAATCAGAGTCAGGGGGTGGGTGACCTACAAGTATTCGATAATTCTTACCCAGTTCACCAGGCTTCGCTGGCCCGGCGGCAACGTCCGGTCCAATGGCTTCCTACCCGTCAGGAGCTCCAGGAGAACGATGCCGAAGCTGTACACGTCGCTCTTGTCCGTCATCTGGCCCGTCATGGCGTACCTGAAGGAACAACCACGAATCCGTCAGAGACCCACCCGACCCGATCCCAAACATGAAACAGCAGTGCTGTGCTGCTACACGAACTGAAGGCACGTACTCGGGCGCCTGGTAGCCGAAGGAACCGAGCGTGTGCGTGGAGCGGTTGAGCCTGGCCATGTCCGCGGCCTGGCTGAACATGTTGTAGTCGGCGATCTTGGCCCTGAAGCCCTCGAACAGCAGGACGTTGGTGGAGCGCACGTCCTTGTGCGTCACCGGCGGCTGCACCATCTCGTGCAGGTACTCCAGCCCCCTCGCCGCGTCCAGCGCGATGTGCACGCGGTGAATCCAGCTCAGCAGCACCGGCCTGGCGGCGCTGCCCTGCTCCGGCGGCGGCAGCCTCAGCACATCCCTGTCCCCTGCGTACGTGGTTGGTTCGTTGTCGTTGGTCCAAGAGTGGCTGCTGCCTGGATACATGTTTCTgaccaccaccagcagcagcaacagcaggggaggggggagggagacCCACCGTGAAGCACGTCGTGGAGGGTGCCCATGGTGGCGAACTCGTAGACCAGCACGCGGAGGTCGCCGCTGATGGTGTACCCGAGCAGGCGGACGAAGTTGTCGTGCTTGAGCCTGGACGCCACCCCGAGCTGCTTGAGGAAGACGTCGTTGGACGCGTGCTTGGAGGGCTTCTCCAGCCGCTTGACGACAGCCAGCCTGCCGCTCCGCGTCGTGGCCTGGTAGACCTTGGCGTAGGACCCTTGCCCGATCAGCTTCTCGCCTGAGAAGGACGCCGTGATCCCGTTCAGCTCGCGCAGGGGCACCTCCGGCACCTCCACCGTGATCACCTCCtccggggcgggggcggggccGCCTGACCCTCTCCGTTTTTCTGAAGCAAAGCAGCAATAGTTATCCAGCAAGCAGCAATAGCCAGGTTTCAGAATTTTCATAGCAGAGCAAGGGACATGCATGCACACACTCGCATAAAAGCAAAATAACGGTGCTTTTTTTTACTGCAAAACACGAGGATAATAATCCGATCGAAACCTAAGGGGCCAGACTATCAGAGCAAAGAAGAAAAAAGGAGCAGAAAACGCACCGCTCCCAGGATCCGCCGGGAAAGCGTACGAGTTCTTGGACTGCTTCCTCCCGATCCTCGGGAAGCAGCCGACGTTCCCGGCGTCGCCGAACACGCTCTTGGCGTTCTCCCACCACCCCATCGCCGGCGCACGCGGTGGCAGCTGCCGCTCCTATGTAAATAGTAGTAACTCTTATCGGTGGTTGCAGAGGTTAAGCTTCTCCTAGTCCTAGCTAGCGTTCTGATGAGCAAGACGCAACGACCGGTGGCTGTCGGCTTATGTAATCCGCCGATGGTTTCGCTGAAATTTTCTCAACCCGTCCCGTCCTGTTCCTGTGGACGGCAACGCTGCAGGAGGGAGAGGAGCAGCAGGAGGCCAGCAGCGCAGAGGTGGACAAAGTTCCGAGACCGACGAACGAGCGGGCGGGCCAGCGATGTGAAGCACGGCCGCGACATCTCGGTCGCGGGGGGCCGGCCAGCGATGTGAAGCTCCGGCCTCCGGACAGACCGTGTACATACGTGTTTGGACTTTGGACCGAGTCCAGTCCGCGGTCCGTTCGCACCGCTGCACCCACGACGCCCGACGCCTCACGTCGTTTGCTCGTCCTCCCAACCTGCCCGCCCCCGGGAGAGGGCGTTGGTCACTCACATGGCTAACGTGTCGCTGGCGTGCAGTGCCTCTGAGCTCGACACGGCTGCTCTCACGCGTGCAACGGAATGCCATGCGCTTGGTCTTCGCGGCAGGAATAATGTCCCGGCCGGAGCGGCCCCCCCGCGGGCGGTGACCGCTGCGAAACGTCGAAAACTCAGTTAGGGGATGCAGTTCATCTCACGTCACGCAACAATCTTTTGATTTTAGTTTTTTTACACCACATATAATAAAAAGTAACGAGATTAATATGCGAGCCAATATTCCCTATACCTTCTCGTTTCTAAGCATATCCAATCTACTTCTTTGCAGTCGATGAGATCATCATATCTTCAACACTTCACCTATATATCAAAAACATTGTTTTGCACTATAAATTACACTTTTTGTAGAGTGTTGTTTACATATAAGAACGAGAAAGGTAAGCTGCTAGAGGTAGcctaagtgtcggcgtttcggacccgaggaccctcaaccggaccgactagtgaattttgtgCCGCGTGTCCCtatccagatgggttgatgcaagatgaaacacaagagaaGGGATGAGGTTTATATTAttttgcaccggggtgcttgcagtaggggctaCAAGCTTCGTGAGGGAAACCGGCCCTAGGCCTCTTGAGAAGCCTAGTGTTGCGGAGTGGAGTTCGATGTTTGAGTGAGTCCGTCTCCATCGTTCTTACCGCCCgtgcctccctctccctcttgagAAGGCTCTgtgcatccccttttatagatacaagggatGATACAACTGTACatatggggtgtagctatgtgctaacatggccggcggagaagtgcttgagccctgtatgaagcgtagctggcggtgcggccctaggtcctgctgacgtttctttgccttcgtagagagcttGAGAATaatcgacgtcatgggcgcatgcagggaaccatcattacctgttgccggagtaatctagatgtgacaccggtcttgttccttcgtagcctgaggcggctagctagaggtagggtaatcatgtgtcccctgtagcgtagtcggtccgaagccgaggtcgggcgaggcggtgacttctccgaggctgaggccgaggtcggggtcgggcgaggcggagaccttctcccgaggtcgaggctgaggccgaggtcggggtcgggcgaggcggagaccttctcccgaggccaaggctgaggccgaggcctggggttgggcgaagcggagctccctgttgcgcccgaggctgaactcgggaaaGGCCGTGACTCACTGTTGTTAGTCTTTCCCTGGTGGTTgacacagtagtcggaacggggtaaatagtgttgttttcctgtcaggacgatcagtaaaggggcgaagtgaccgcggtcatttcgaccttgccaactgaggcgcgcgtgtcaggataaggtgtcaggtgatccctgcattaaatgcgcatgcgatacgatcggaggtaaggcgatttggccgaggttgctatacgacaaagttcgcccgagcttagcctcgggcgagccgagggtgcgcctgctgcctgaggaggccctcgggcgaggcgtgaatccatccgggaccactgttcttgcccgaggccgggctcgggcgaagcgagattgcgtcccttggtagatgaggctttaACTTTGCGATGTGCTTACCATCCTTTACGGTTtgttttgaagatgttttccagctatgctaaggagtattgggggtacccctaattacggtacccgatagtagcccccgagcctcaaagggagtgtagacactcgcttggaggttctgccggatttttttttgcaaggggactagcctttctcggtcgtattttgttccgatgggtccgcgcgagcgcacccgtcgggtgtagcccccgaggcctcggaggagtggttcgactcctctgaggtcttaatttttCTTGTGATTcctcgttcggccttgttgttccctcgtgCGGCCTGGCCGCAGACCGGGTCCATGGTCAGGCTCCAAGTTTTTAAGCTGGTTAGTTGACGTGGTCAATAATTTggtcgtagcctggtgcgagagcagcctccgagcctctgcacgtaccgagaggacgatcgaggaccgtctcggctttttattgtacgccccttcgtcgcctttccgcaaggaggaggggggaacgcGCCGTGTTACCCTTgatgggcaccgaacactgtgtttccagtgagttgctaacgggtaatccgagtggacgcccgagccccattcgataagggttggctagtggcccagaggcgcgctccaaaagtacctgcaggtgatttgctggacccgggcccatttgatagggttcgagggctcggtgcctccctctggtgggattccattacaaaattgttcccgctggtctcggaaatgtcctagggtacctcgggagcgtagctcgagccttggccatgtaacggacgtacctaggGTTATCCGTGACTCTGCATGTTCTGGGCGGCTGTCGaatcccttcgaggggccagccttcgaacccctgatcagtaaagggctcggggcccgagtgctctagggcggtcgCCGAACCCCatggggcgcaaccttcgaacccctgatcagtaggagggctcggggcccgtttccttcgctacgAAGGACTCCTTCGAAATGTCCCCTTTTTCCCGATCCCtgtggagagagagaaagagtgaGGAAAGGAAGAAAGGAGATATTTTGAAacagtgtggcgcacctttttgagGCAGCCATCATAGCGGAGGCGAaacggcgcccgcccgcctgccagaggagacgtgtgtcctgccagggagttaatgcgacagaacGGGCAACTCGCGGggtatctgttgcgcgtgcgcgagtcgttcgaggaacagaaaaaCCGTTTTGCCTTCGAGTTTGAAATCCATGaagggttcgggcgaagttttgggtggGTTTCgctcgggcctttatatacctagGAGGGGGACCAGCAACAGTTCTTTACCCTGCCACTCGTGCTTCCGCTCTTGCCTTCTGCCTTTGCtttcgcaacctgagagagtAGACAGAGATAAAAAACTGTGCACCTCTTCCCCTCCGCTTCCACCGCCTCCGTTCGGCAATGGCTGACAAGCTGACCGTTATTCCGCCGCGTGACCCGTGGCCATTTTCCACCGTCACCGCAGAGGATCTGCAGGCCCTTGTTGCCGAGGGTTTGCTCCATCCTCTCTCCGGCGGGCCGCAGCCCGAGTGGCTGGCCCCTGGGAGCGAGGCTGACCCAACTCCGCCAACGAGGTACATGGTCAGCTTCacccccttccatgagcgggggtttgggatgccggcgagtcgcttcatgcgggcgctcccgcactactatggggtggagctgcataacttcaaccccaactccatcacgCTGGCGGccattttcgtggtggtttgcaaGGGGTTTTcgaggattgacccccactgggacctgtggacccatctcttttgtgCGGAGTTTTTTGCTGCGTCGACGGACGTGAAGAAGGTCCatatggcggtgcgggctggtGGCTACACCCTTCAGCTGAGGTCGGGGCGCGCAGAGCAGTACATCCCGgcctcccttgtgtcttcgaacaaggggtggcagaaccggtggttctatctccggaatgacgacgggGTGCTACCGccattttctcaacgagtggtgaccgccgccggtgaTAGCTGGCGTTGGGGGGCCAcacgcgagaaccaggagaagctccagtcCATTCTCCGCGCCCTGCAGAAGCTTCAAGCCGAAGGCCTTACTGctgcgggggtcgtcgccgctatccaccgccggagggtgctcccattggccgagcggcggttgcggctttcggagatgaagccgggggttgatCTGGAGGGTTCACGGATGTCTCCGACCCCCCTCTCCACCGACGACCTCCTCAAAcgggtagcgggcacggtagggaggctggacgctGGCGTTCTTAACCAGCCCCCGATGCGTCCCGAAcatgggtatgtgtccctggtaagtgtccaACCCTTCTTCTGTTTTGCGTCGTGTTTCTTACGTCTTTAGTCCTTACCCTTGGGATTTTTTGTTCGTCCCCAGGGGCTGAGGAACTTTAAACTCTCCCGGCcatcggtcccggaggacgcggcgggCCGGACCACGCGTAGCCTTGCCGTGGAGAAGGACAAGGAGaggaaggacgcggaaaaggcccgagcACGTGAGAGGATGCaagctcgggaagccttggagaagcgtcgtaggaggcaagcaagggatgggctcccgttggAGTCGTCGCCGGACACgcctgacgatgatgatgacgaagacgacgacatggcggcccggctTAGCCTTAGTCCGGATCCGAGGCTGGGCCAGAGGTCATCAAGCCAGCCTCCAGGTGGGCTGGCGCTACCAGAGTTAGGGGCCGGGACGCCGGGGTCCtggtccgaggagcggaggcgggccgatggggtacttgaccccttggccaagATAATCgaggtgaccccggggggtcAGGCCAAACCGCATGTCCCCCAAGAGCACGTGCTCGTGCCAGCCGTACGGGAAGCCGGTCCCTTGACGGTCATAACGTCACTAGGGCAGGCCGCCCCCTCGGCGCCTCGGGCGTCCGAGGCGGAAGCGGCGTCAAAGCCGGCTGTGGGACAACCCCCGGCAGCGCCTGCGGAGACTGGGGCTCGAGgggtctccccgcaggcacgattggccttgccccgaagcgggtaagtatctgagggtaCCCCTATTTCAGTTATTTCGTTGTGTGTCTTGAATTTGCCCCTTCTCCCTTTCAGAaagcggaggcagggctcggcTGGACTGGCCCCCACAAAGGCGCTTAAGATGGGGCCGGCCTCTGCAGCCGGAGTTGCGGCGCGCCATGCTGGTTGGTTGGCCTTCGCGCAAGGCGCCCTCCGGCGGGGGGCCCAAGCGGCACGGGCtgtcatggggcaagcctcctagGTCGAGCCCCCTGTTGGAGCGGCCATCATGCCGGGGGAGGCCGTTGACGTGGCCGCGGCCCCGAGTCCGCATGTcttgttgccggcgccggcaccGATTCCTGCCGGGGCCGTTGCTGATTCATCCGTGGAGCCGCCCGCCACCGCCGATGTTGAGATGGCTGGGGCGCCTCTGCCCTCGGTCACCCCCGATCTCCCCCATTTTCGACCATGAGGAGGGGGCGGCTGttgttgccgaggtcggtgagcGGAGGCCTGTCACCTTGGCCGAGGAGAGGCCCAACACGTCGACTGCGGCGGCGCCCGATGCATCGACTGCAGGGGGACCCGGCGCCTCGATCGCGGGGCATGCAGAACCGTGGCTCGTCTaggggagcagcggccttatccccatgtagctcaatcccaatgagtggtgtgggcagccgcTCCTGTTCTGGAGCCGCGACACCTCGGAGCCCCTCCTTTCCCTTAACGATGAGTTGGAGGAGCAGTTCCGGGGTAATTTCCATGAAtataccgaggcggcgatgaggtcgctccggacgaccatggaaatcctttctagggacgttcccagggtcttccaggtaaggatttaggcGTACGCCTCGCGTgatcagggcattctttgtgatatcCTATTTTTCTTCCTCAGGAGCTCACGGACATGAGCACCGCTAAGTCGTTGTTCATCCGTCGCGAGAGCGACGTTTGGGAGTCGCTGCGGTCCCAGTGGGCCACGCTTACTGAGGCGAATGAGCGCCTTACCCAAtggagcaccgaggtggcggaccttcggctgctatgtgatgagctgaagtcggaggcagcgacggcgcggacagaggcggcgtcggcacgaACAGAGGCTTCGTCGGCATGGGAGCAGGTGGcctcccaggccgaggagatgcagcagcggcagctggagcttggccaggtcaccagcgagcgggaccaattcTGGAGCCAAGCCGCCGAGGGCgggagccgggctgaggcccttaggggatAGCTGACTGAGGttacggagcggctagccgaggcgaccgctcgggccgggacccttgcggagggcctggccgTGGCCATCGGGTCTGCCTGGTCCGCCCAAGCCATAGCCTCACAGCAGCGCGCccaggccgaaggtatgttttgcctgctCTGCGACTTTGTTTCAGCTTCATCCTTTTCTTCGTGTCTGAAGGATATCGTCCGGTTGTCTTTAGGGTTCAAGGCGGCTCTCGACGAGTCAGTCAAGAACTataaggcgcttgcccaggcggctgagcagaaagaggtcgaccgcatggccatgtccgaggccatctcgaccttctgccggacctttggcctcgacgacgtcccttcgggcagctccccccagagtcgcctgcgggccttgggcggccacgtgCGTAGCAGACTCCACGGGGCGCTGCACACTgtgttaggcgggccttcaccGTCCTTGCTTCCCACTATGACTTGGATTTGGAGTGGGTCAGCGAAGGCTACTGCCTACCTGATGATGAGGACGCCGCCCTGGCGGAGGTCCAAAGGCTTGATGCGGCTGCCGAGGGCCCAGGCGCGGCATTGGCTTCcttctttgaggtggagatccttccacctgcgtcaccgtccgaggtcgggccagattccgccgtggGTAGGAACGAcgctgagggtgctgctcctccccctaccGACGCCTGAGCCTATGGGGAACAGTTTGTTctaagtatgtgtatgtttctTGCGGCCACTGAGGCCTAAATGTTTTTAGTGTTagagtataaagctgtgttttctttcctctcgtttcaagcgttaggacttgttcggtagcagaatcacttatccgggcgcgagttacttttcacggaaggtgatgagcgaggtatccgtatcccggaggcgtaggagtccctcggctcggtcggccttgccgttcaaggtctctctcgcttgtttttag
This portion of the Zea mays cultivar B73 chromosome 2, Zm-B73-REFERENCE-NAM-5.0, whole genome shotgun sequence genome encodes:
- the LOC100273422 gene encoding putative protein kinase superfamily protein isoform X2, whose translation is MGWWENAKSVFGDAGNVGCFPRIGRKQSKNSYAFPADPGSEKRRGSGGPAPAPEEVITVEVPEVPLRELNGITASFSGEKLIGQGSYAKVYQATTRSGRLAVVKRLEKPSKHASNDVFLKQLGVASRLKHDNFVRLLGYTISGDLRVLVYEFATMGTLHDVLHGDRDVLRLPPPEQGSAARPVLLSWIHRVHIALDAARGLEYLHEMVQPPVTHKDVRSTNVLLFEGFRAKIADYNMFSQAADMARLNRSTHTLGSFGYQAPEYAMTGQMTDKSDVYSFGIVLLELLTGRKPLDRTLPPGQRSLVNWVIFRVTHCSDSGDFYRRRKSTNKFSMHVELWRWWRCKFLQCMDGARMQELKMASVFYSHDILFSLS
- the LOC100273422 gene encoding putative protein kinase superfamily protein, translating into MGWWENAKSVFGDAGNVGCFPRIGRKQSKNSYAFPADPGSEKRRGSGGPAPAPEEVITVEVPEVPLRELNGITASFSGEKLIGQGSYAKVYQATTRSGRLAVVKRLEKPSKHASNDVFLKQLGVASRLKHDNFVRLLGYTISGDLRVLVYEFATMGTLHDVLHGDRDVLRLPPPEQGSAARPVLLSWIHRVHIALDAARGLEYLHEMVQPPVTHKDVRSTNVLLFEGFRAKIADYNMFSQAADMARLNRSTHTLGSFGYQAPEYAMTGQMTDKSDVYSFGIVLLELLTGRKPLDRTLPPGQRSLVNWATPMLTEDRVQECIDPQLGDQYPPAGAVKLGRIAVQCLQYDPTFRPSMGTVARVINYAVLRDQQGVV